DNA sequence from the Candidatus Limnocylindrales bacterium genome:
CTGGCCGTGCTGGCCGAAGTCCCCCACGGCGCCGGCGAGGCGGCGCCCGTGCGTGACGGCGAGGGCGGGAGCGCGCAGCAGTGAACGCCTATCGCTCCTTCGCCGAGCAGGCGCTGCACTACTTCGTGCGGCCGCACGCCGGCATGCCCGACGCGGCCGTGGCATCGCCGGCCGACTGGCGCGGGCCCCAGCTGGCGGCGCGGCAGGACGAATGGCTCGTGCGCCTGACCGCGCGCGAGATCGGCGAGATAGGCGAGGCAACCGATGCGTTGATGGCGCGCGGTGTGCCGATGGCCGACGTGGCGCGCGACGACTTCGTGCTGCCGACGCTGGCGGGCACGATCCGCGCGTGGCGCGACGAGATCGACCATGGTCGCGGGTTCCTTCTCGTGCGCGGCCTGCCGGTGCGGGACTGGGGCGACGACAAATGCGCGTATGCCTACTGGGGGCTCGGACACCATCTCGGCACACCCGGCGCGCAGAACCCGCAGGACGAGCTGCTGGGCCACGTCATCGATTACGGCGAGAAGGCCGACAATCCGGTCGTGCGTCTCTACCGCACCGCCGGCAAGATCGACTTTCACTGCGACGCGGCCGACGCGGTCGGCCTGCTGTGTCTGCGTACCGCACGCTCGGGCGGGCAGAGCCGCATCGTCAGCTCGGTGGCGGTGTTCAACGAGGTGCAGCGGCGGCGTCCGGATCTGGCTTCCCGTCTGTTCGAGCCGTTCGTGCTCGACCGCCGCGGCGAGGAGCGCGCGGGCGAGCCGGCCTCCGTGCCGATCCAGCCGTGCTGCTTCGGCGAGGACGGGCGTCTGCGCACGTTCTACCACAGCGAGTATTTCCGCTCGGCGGCACGCCTGCAGGGCATCAGCATCGACGAGCGCGCACGCGAGCTGCTCGACCTCTACGACCAGCTGTGCGCCTCACCCGACTTTCACCTCGACATGTGGCTCGAGCCCGGGGACATCCAGATCATCTCCAATCACACCACGGTTCACTCGCGTACGGCGTACGAGGATTGGCCAGAGCCGGACCGCAAGCGGCACCTGCTGCGGCTCTGGCTGTCGCTGTGAGCGTCGCCGGCGCTGCGGTGCGAGGGGAAGCCTCGCGCCGAGCCGGCGCTGCGGTCAACGGGGGAGCTTTCGCATCGCGCCGGTGCTGCGGTCAACGGGGGAGCTCTCGCGTCGCGCCGGTGCGCGCGCCAGCGGCCTCGCAGGGCCGGAGACCGAGCCATGGCGCGGCCGACGCCGCGCGACTCCGAAGTGTCAATGCTGCAGGTTCGGCGCGGCCAGCGCCACGGACTTGAGCAAGGCGTGAACCGTCAGGCCGGGCCGCAAGCGAAGACGCTCGACGGCCTGCACCGTCACGGCGGAAAGCAGGTGCGCGTCGCCGACGGCGATTCGCACCAGCACGTCGCCGCTGCGCTCGCGCAGCTCGACGATGCTGCCCGCCAGAACGTTCTGGAAGCTCGACAACGCCGGCGCGCGCAAGGCCAGCGCGACGTCGCGCGCCAGCACTCGCACGCGCACACGGCTGCCCGCCGGGTGCGTCGACCGCGGTACCAGCAGGCTTCCGCCGGCGAACGAAAGCCTCGTCAGCCGCACTTTCTCGTCGTGCTCGGCGACCGTCGCCTCGAGCACCGTGCCGGCATCCGCACGCTCGCTCAGCATCGCCACGTCCGTCCGCGACGACAGCTCCTCGAGCGATCCGGCGGCAACGCTGCGCCCGCCCGACAGGATCACCATCGTCGTGGCCAGCCGCACCGTCTCTTCCAGGGTGTGGCTGACGTAGATCATCGGCACTCGCAGCTCGTCGCGCAGCTTTTCCAGGTACGGAAGGATCTCGGCCTTGCGCGCGTCGTCGAGCGACGCCAGCGGCTCGTCCAGCAGCAGCAGGCGCGGCTGCGACAAAAGCGCACGACCGATGGCCACCCGCTGCTTCTCGCCGCCCGAGAGGCGGTGCGGAAGCCGCGGCAGCAGCTTCTCGATGCCGAGCATCGCCACCGCCGCCGCGAACGTCGTGGTCTCGGTCCGGCCGCGGCTGCGGCGCAGGCCGTAACGCAGATTGCCCTCGACGGTCATGTGCGGAAACAGCCGCGAGTCCTGGAACACGTAGCCGATGGCGCGCCGGTGCGCTGCCACGCACTGGCCGAGCACGTGGTCGTAGAGCACGGCGCCATCCAGCGCGATGCGTCCCTTGTCGGGATGCGAAAGACCGGCCAGCACCGACAACACCGAGGTCTTGCCGGCTCCCGATGGCCCGAACAAGGCGGTCACGCCGTTGCTCGGCACGCGGAAGTCGACGTCGAGCGAGAAGCCACCGAGTCTTTTGCGGACGGCGACCTCGAGCACGTCAGCGCCCCAGCCGCGCGCGCACGCGCCGGCCGATGATCTCGGAAGCCAGCAGCCCGAGCAGCGCCAACACGAAAGCGACGCCCGCCAGCTTGGCCGCCGTCTCCTCGCCGCCGGGCGTCTGGAGCGCGGTGTACATCGCCAGCGGCAGCGTCTGCGTATGCCCGGGGATGTTGGAGACGAACGTGATGACGGCACCGAATTCGCCGAGGCCCGCCGCGAAGGCGAGGATGGCGCCCGACAGCACGCCCGGCGCCATCAGCGGCAGCGTGATCGAGAAGAAGCGGTCCACCCGGCCCGCACCGAGCGTGCGCGCGGCCTCCTCGAATCCCGGGTCGATGGTTTCGAGCGAGAGGCGGATCGTGCGCACCATCAACGGAAACGTCATCACCGCCGTGGCCAGCGCGGCGCCTTCGGGCGTGAACGCGAGATGGATGCCGAATCGCTCGATCAGGATGCTGCCAACGGGCCCGCGGGCGCCGAACAGCAGCAGCAGCCCGTAGCCGACGACGACCGGCGGAAGCACCAGCGGAAGGTGCACCAGCGCATCCAGGAGCGCACGGCCGCGAAAGCGCCTGCGCGTCAGGATCCAGGAGACGATGACCGCCAGCGGCAGGCTGAAGACGACGCTGCGCAGCGCCACCGACAGGCTCAGACGGATCGCGCTCCACTCCAGCTCGCTCAGCATCGACCGACCGATCTGGGCTCAGCGGATGGTGAATCCGCGGCGGCGAAAGATCTCGCGGCCGTGCTCACCGGTGACAAAATCGAAGAACCGGTCGATCTCCGCGCGCTGCCGTCCCGCGATCCTGGCCATGGGATATTCGATCGGCTCGTGGCTGTCGTCGGGGAAGACGGCAACGGTGACGACGCCGCGAGATGCGGACGCGTCGGTTGCGTAGACGATGCCGAGCGAGGCCTGCCCCTGCTCCACCATCGCAAGCGCCGCGCGCACGTTCTGCGACGGCGCCAGCCGGTCCTTGGCAAGCTCCCAAAGTCCCAGCCGCATCATCGCCTGCTGCGCATAGCGTCCCGCAGGGACGTGCGAAGGATCGCCCAGGGCCAGACGACCGTTGCCGAGGCGGTCGAGCAGGGGAAAGCCTGCATCGACGATCACCTCCGCGCCGCCGGCCGCCGGCGCTCGCGGCGCTGCGGGCGCGGCCGCCGCCGGTGCGTGCGGCGTCGCCGTTGCCGCCGGGTGCGCGGGGTCCGACGCCGATGCGGCTTGCGACTGCGCGTCCACCGGGGCGATCAGCACCAGACGATTGCCGATGACGCTGCGCCGCGACTCCCCGGCGATCAGCGAGCGCTGCTCGAGGCGATCCATCCACTCGGCATCGGCCGAGCAGAAGACGTCGGCCGGCGCACCTTCCTCGATCTGACGGGCCAGCAGCGAGCTGGCCGCGAAGGAGAACCGCAAATGGATGCCGCGCGGAGCCAGCGCGGCCGCCACGTCCTCCAGCGCTTCGGTCAGACTGGATGCGGCAAAGACGGTGACCGGATTGGTAGCGGCGCCA
Encoded proteins:
- a CDS encoding TauD/TfdA family dioxygenase translates to MNAYRSFAEQALHYFVRPHAGMPDAAVASPADWRGPQLAARQDEWLVRLTAREIGEIGEATDALMARGVPMADVARDDFVLPTLAGTIRAWRDEIDHGRGFLLVRGLPVRDWGDDKCAYAYWGLGHHLGTPGAQNPQDELLGHVIDYGEKADNPVVRLYRTAGKIDFHCDAADAVGLLCLRTARSGGQSRIVSSVAVFNEVQRRRPDLASRLFEPFVLDRRGEERAGEPASVPIQPCCFGEDGRLRTFYHSEYFRSAARLQGISIDERARELLDLYDQLCASPDFHLDMWLEPGDIQIISNHTTVHSRTAYEDWPEPDRKRHLLRLWLSL
- the modC gene encoding molybdenum ABC transporter ATP-binding protein, which codes for MLEVAVRKRLGGFSLDVDFRVPSNGVTALFGPSGAGKTSVLSVLAGLSHPDKGRIALDGAVLYDHVLGQCVAAHRRAIGYVFQDSRLFPHMTVEGNLRYGLRRSRGRTETTTFAAAVAMLGIEKLLPRLPHRLSGGEKQRVAIGRALLSQPRLLLLDEPLASLDDARKAEILPYLEKLRDELRVPMIYVSHTLEETVRLATTMVILSGGRSVAAGSLEELSSRTDVAMLSERADAGTVLEATVAEHDEKVRLTRLSFAGGSLLVPRSTHPAGSRVRVRVLARDVALALRAPALSSFQNVLAGSIVELRERSGDVLVRIAVGDAHLLSAVTVQAVERLRLRPGLTVHALLKSVALAAPNLQH
- the modB gene encoding molybdate ABC transporter permease subunit, with protein sequence MLSELEWSAIRLSLSVALRSVVFSLPLAVIVSWILTRRRFRGRALLDALVHLPLVLPPVVVGYGLLLLFGARGPVGSILIERFGIHLAFTPEGAALATAVMTFPLMVRTIRLSLETIDPGFEEAARTLGAGRVDRFFSITLPLMAPGVLSGAILAFAAGLGEFGAVITFVSNIPGHTQTLPLAMYTALQTPGGEETAAKLAGVAFVLALLGLLASEIIGRRVRARLGR
- the modA gene encoding molybdate ABC transporter substrate-binding protein — protein: MTRTSRTHGRRSPHVGRKVVSWAVALLAASALVPADGAATNPVTVFAASSLTEALEDVAAALAPRGIHLRFSFAASSLLARQIEEGAPADVFCSADAEWMDRLEQRSLIAGESRRSVIGNRLVLIAPVDAQSQAASASDPAHPAATATPHAPAAAAPAAPRAPAAGGAEVIVDAGFPLLDRLGNGRLALGDPSHVPAGRYAQQAMMRLGLWELAKDRLAPSQNVRAALAMVEQGQASLGIVYATDASASRGVVTVAVFPDDSHEPIEYPMARIAGRQRAEIDRFFDFVTGEHGREIFRRRGFTIR